From a region of the Hemibagrus wyckioides isolate EC202008001 linkage group LG06, SWU_Hwy_1.0, whole genome shotgun sequence genome:
- the wars2 gene encoding tryptophan--tRNA ligase, mitochondrial, with product MAASMSRNMNRLLGFIQTSTLKTRSFCCQKASEVKGFHEGRVFSGIQPTGIPHLGNYLGALESWVAMQNDYSSVLYSIVDLHSITQPQNPESLQNNILDMAASLLACGIDPTRSILFQQSVVSEHAELSWILGCLTSMPRLRHLPQWKMKSKQKNEGSVGLYTYPVLQAADILLYKSTFVPVGEDQIQHLELAQDLARIFNNSYGELFPEPRALLSSTRKVKSLRDPSCKMSKSDPQKLATIFLTDTPDDIVFKIRRAVTDFTSEVTFDPVGRPGVANLVSIHATVTGQTVEDVVRLATGLDTGKYKSVVAEAVVQRLEPIRIEIQRLKADRSHLESVLAKGAEKARSLAAPVMQEVRKRVGFS from the exons gGCTTCCATGAAGGACGTGTGTTTTCAGGAATCCAGCCCACTGGGATTCCTCACCTGGGGAACTACCTCGGAGCTCTGGAGAGCTGGGTGGCCATGCAGAACGACTACAGCTCAGTGTTGTACAGCATAGTTGATCTGCACTCCATCACCCAGCCTCAGAACCCAGAATCACTACAGAACAATATCCTGGACATGGCAGCCAGCCTGCTGGCCTGTGGCATTGACCCCACACGCTCCATCCTTTTCCAGCAGTCTGTG GTTTCGGAGCATGCTGAGCTCTCTTGGATCCTGGGCTGCCTGACGAGCATGCCTCGCCTGCGCCACCTTCCTCAGTGGAAG ATGAAGAGCAAGCAGAAGAATGAAGGAAGTGTTGGTTTGTATACCTACCCCGTGTTGCAGGCTGCAGACATATTACTCTATAA ATCCACATTTGTACCGGTCGGGGAGGATCAGATCCAGCATTTAGAATTAGCCCAGGACCTAGCTCGTATCTTCAACAACAGTTATGGAGAACTTTTTCCTGAACCTCGTGCTCTACTTA GTTCTACACGGAAGGTCAAATCTTTAAGAGATCCCTCCTGTAAGATGTCGAAGTCCGATCCACAGAAGTTAGCCACGATATTCCTTACGGACACCCCTGATGACATAGTATTTAAAATCCGCAGAGCTGTGACTGATTTTACATCGGAGGTCACCTTTGATCCTGTGGGCCGGCCAGGTGTAGCCAATCTGGTGTCCATCCATGCTACTGTCACTGGCCAGACTGTAGAGGATGTGGTCAGGTTAGCCACAGGGCTGGACACTGGCAAGTACAAATCTGTGGTGGCAGAAGCTGTGGTACAGAGACTGGAGCCCATCAGAATTGAGATCCAGAGACTGAAGGCTGACAGGAGCCACCTGGAGAGTGTGTTAGCCAAGGGAGCAGAGAAAGCCCGCAGTCTGGCTGCCCCAGTGATGCAGGAGGTCAGGAAACGGGTGGGCTTCTCTTAA